A single region of the Marmota flaviventris isolate mMarFla1 chromosome 10, mMarFla1.hap1, whole genome shotgun sequence genome encodes:
- the LOC114096705 gene encoding large ribosomal subunit protein P1-like, translating to MASVSGLSCLYSVLIQHDNKVTIMEDKINALANVNTGSLICNTGAGGPAPTAGVATAGGPVPITTASSAEEKKMQAKKEESEEPNDYMGFGLFD from the exons ATGGCCTCTGTATCTGGCCTGTCCTGTTTATACTCTGTCCTCATCCAGCATGACAACAAGGTGACCATCATGGAGGATAAAATCAAT GCCTTGGCCAATGTTAACACTGGGAGCCTCATTTGCAACACAGGTGCTGGTGGGCCTGCTCCAACAGCTGGTGTGGCAACAGCAGGAGGTCCTGTCCCCATCACCACAGCTTCCTCAGCTGAGGAGAAGAAAATGCAAGCAAAGAAGGAAGAATCTGAGGAGCCCAATGATTACATGGGATTTGGTCTTTTTGACTAA